A segment of the Carassius auratus strain Wakin unplaced genomic scaffold, ASM336829v1 scaf_tig00010126, whole genome shotgun sequence genome:
GTCTGTCCTTTAGGAGTTAAGGGACCAGGAGGAGAACAGGGAGAGAATAAAAAAGCTAAAGGTCAAAGGGTAGACAAAGATATTACAGAGGGCAAATTGAATAGATATAACCTGAAGCtaggtatttatttataaaaatatatatatattttccagaaatcagtttataacaataattagacaatattttgctgagtgcGTTATTGTTTTGGTACTTTGGCAGGTTTAGGACTTCTGTTGACGGCTGACCCCCAAAGCTTTCgatattcttcatattctttgCAGTGATTAGTTTGCTGAAATGTAACTTTTCCAATAAGTTTAGGTTGATTTGTACCTTTCACAAGCATTTTTACCTTTATCAGGCCAATTCTTTTCCTAAACTAATAACAATTTCAAATTCTTAAAtgtaatcaataaattaaaatagcaaGACATTACAGCGCTGTtaccaatcaaattaaatcagcatcaacAGAATTTGTGTTTGTAATGCAGAGGTGGCACAGaatctaataaaaaattattataatctaaaattGATGTTGTGAtgtttaatactgatgatttaaTACTGAGAGCTTTAATACTGATCTTTgttaatactgatatttgaaattatttttgaagagaaaagggaaaatatactttaaatataaaccTAGAATCGGCAGTAGGTTGCAACAAATCACTGCATAAAaaagtcattgagtcatttattcaactgatttATTCAAACCGCTGACTGATTCAGTAAGAGACACTGTTGTGTGTTTctcagagaggaaaaacacttctactgtggctttgtttggaactattttcgttaATTTTAAGTCACTTAAAATTAACTTCTTGTTAATTGAACTGTTCATCAaatcagtatcacatttgcaatcgTTCCGATATTTGGGGAAAATACGGCGCTGTTCGTGTGATATTAACGATATCagatgataaaaatataaaatacataaacattataCAGGGGCATTTTTGCCCCCTTATCTTGAATGTTCGGGGAATGTaaatgtgaactattcctttaaaaacactactgttaaaaaatgtggggtcagtaaaaatactttctttaataaatgtatacttttttccaacaaaaatgcattaaaatgatcaagtgacagtaaagacatttataatgttacaaaacattaccgtttaaaataaatgtttttttaactttctatccattcaaagaatcttgaaaaatgtatcagtttaaaTAAAACTACTAAGAAAGgcccactgttttcaacatgtatatgaaatgtttcttaaacagcaaatcagaatgatttctgaaggatcatgtgacactgaaaaaaaacaataataatgctgaaaacattacatttgaaaatatattaaaacaattatttagaaATGTTCACCATTTTTCCAATTATTTCGAACACTGCTCAATatcttttttactttcttttctttcttttttagtaaAATTAATGTTGCTTTAGTGAGAAACATtgaacaaatcttactgaccccaaacattttaacAAAGGAGCATATGCTAATACTGGTCGCCTATTAAGATCAATGGAACAAACTGATGCTTGTCTATCGATAATTGTGTCTATAAGGAGTTCCTAACCACAAACTGCCATTATAGaagatctttacacacacacacacacacacacacacacacaaacaaaaaaacggCATGTTAGGGTTGTTTGTTTAGGAGCAATCAAGTGTGGCACATACTGTACTGGGCTTCAACATTAGAAACGTTTGAGAAAAGCACTTACATCTAAATAGTGACAAAATCCGAAGGGATGTTGTACTGTCTATTCACAGACCAGACATTTAAAAAAGGATTTCTTACATTCCAGAAGAGGATGCTACAGTGCCTGCAGAACTGCAGAGTGTCTCCGTACTGTTCTTTCACAGGGTAGTATTTCTGAAGTGTAAAAAACATCAGCTTCCAGTCCACATGGCCCTTCTCTGACAGACTCAAGTGCCTGCAGAACTGAACACAAAGGAACAGAGAGCTCTGTGAGGAACAGAGGCCTGTCTCACACGCTTGTGTGCATGACTGCTATCTTGTGGCCAAATTAAGTCACTGACCCAACTTTCAGCAATTTTGAATTTCCAAAAAGACTCACATTAAAGAATCTCAAATAAAACCTCATTCAATCTTTGACCTTTGACTTTGAatctgtatgtgtatgtgagtATGTGTGAATTTGTGTGTGATGGTAATGGCCTTTATGACTGACTTAATAAATTCTTATTCCTCACCTGTTTCTCGGCGAAATGAAACAGACACAGTTTTTTCCACAGTTGCCGGTCCTCACTGAGCATTTGCAGTGTTGGTGTGGTTTGTCCCAGATTGATGATGTCACAGGCATCACTAAACTTGAACAGGATGTTGTTTTGCATGTGCAAAGGAAGGTCGCTCAGTGTCATGCCATTTGAAACTTGCTGCAACAAGACATATttagcattatataaatataaaagaaagatTGTTTGCTGCTACACTCACAAGAAATACAAGATGATGGTCATGCACAAAAAGcgctttttattatggatggatgcactttattggacttcttttggactattgTACAGAAACATCCACCCACTGCCATGATAAAGCTTGGAACAGCCAAAATACAAGATACAAGAACAGCTGACTTTAGTCCTAAAGGCTTATTAATTTGTTCGATAAGCAAAGCATCTCTGTTACATATGGAAGTCTATGGAGACcactgattattatttattagcatttttatatttagtaatatggttttaatattaaaatacatatttttaaatatatttattttatattaattatttattatcatttgtattaattaattatttattatttaataatgtttaattattaattagtttaatgATTTATCAAAAttggtaagtaaataaataaataaaataacttatatattgttttaatccaaatgaaaaaaattataaaatacagaGATATATGCCATATATCGCAAATCAGCCAAAAAATACTGAGatattgtgttttttctttttgtttttgttttttggccatGTGGCCCAGATCTATAATGTAAAAGTTAAAAATTATacgatataaaatattaatataatcattttatttattaatcaaccCACTAGTCACAAATAGATTTTGACTGACCTGTGCATTTTTTTGGGGTGCTTTAAAGGGGGTTAGATAACTCTTTCAATAAACCCAGTGACAAACTGCTTTGTGCTTATGCTTAACCCATGAGACTGTGAAAAAGACTACCTTTGGAATTTGCAAATTGTTGAGCTGCTGCTGCCAGTTTAAGATGGTTTCTAAACGGCAGACCCAAATGTTGATGTTACCAATCAGCACACACTTCCCAACTTCTCGGATGAGGATGCAGAGCGTGGAGCTTAGATCATCCAGCAACGCCTTGATCAGACGTGGGTTATGATGGTCATCCAGAACTgtgagattaaaaaaacaaaaacatatatacatttgtatatgtACTTATATTGGTACAATTGTCTTCTGCATTTATTATGTAACTGGATAAAGTCTGTGAATAATTCTGAATGATCAGCTCACCTTTTCTCACAATCTTCTCCAGGACATTGAAATAGTTTTTCTGAGCAGCTCCACTCAAAGACGTCAGCTGGGACTTGGCAATCAACTGCAGAAGCTAGGAGAAGTAAACAAGAGTGGATAAAGTGAGAGACGATACAGAAGCAGAGTAAGTAAATCAAACGGAGAGAGGTATTCTAGTGACTGTCCAGCAGAGAACAGAGCATCTTACTTTGACCACATAGTTGAATCGCCGCACATCCTGAATGGCGCTGGAAAAGTCCAGTCGATTGAAGGCCTCACCAAGCGTACAGTACCCATGCCTCTGCAACAACAAACACACGGTTCCCATTCGACAAAAGTTAGAAAAGTCTTCCGATGGGAGAACTGTGAAATCTAAACAATGACATCAAATTATTCTATGACTTCAGTTGTTTGTTTGCTACTCCTCGAGTCTTGTACATGTGGTTGGTATGACATAATTTCTCTCACCTCTCGCGTACTCTCCTTCTGAACATAGATCCACCGCTCCtggaaaaaaactgagaaaaagatTCAAGTACATTTAATCTATATACTACTATATTATATGCGTTACATCAATTCTGTCactatttactcacccacatgatGTTCCAAACTTGTATATCATtctctcttctgtggaacatatcagaagatattttgaaaaaaggttccgttcccattgacttccattttatGGATAAAAATTCTAATAGAAAACAAAGGGATCTGAAACTGTTGGGTTACCAGTTTTCCTTCAGaatatgttcttttgtgttccacagaagaaagaaatgcatagaagtttggaacaatttgaggaTAAGTAAAATAATGTTCAACTGCTTAGGCTTATATGTGAATTTATCTGTGATTGGTTAAGATTACAGAGCTCTCTAGAAAACTTGATTTTGATTGGTCAACTGTAGCATTCTGTGGTCATAGAtttttgcacaataaaaaaaaaaaatatgattgttccaaaaaaattaacaaagAAACAATCTGTTTTATATAAAGCACTACATAATTAAATCTATCTAGACTTGTAATTTATCAtgatgtaaaaaacaacaacaacatattaaatgattaataaatacaaagctccaatgaaaaattaattctgaATGCCCAACTGCAGCATTCTGTggacttatattttttttatataatgaccGCTAAAAAACATAACTGCCCATTTTccgaaaaaaactataatttacaGTTCAATTTGACATCATTGTTGTGATTTTCAAGTGTGATGTAATAAAATATCATAGTTTATTTACACTGTGACTTAGTGTTGTTGTTGAAGAAATCCTTTTTTCTCTTCTTGGCAGCTACTTCACAGACATCTCCCATGTAGATGTTCTCCTTGTCAATGTCCAATCTAGAGAGTTAATAAGTTAAAGCTAACTATGACTATACCAAAATATACTTTAGACAATACATTTCCATTTAACAATCCTATTCAGAGTGACCTACAAAAAATATATGATTGTGATAAACAGATACATGCAATTTAGACTGTTATCTGCTAGGAGCACTTACTACTACACATAACTTGACACATAATGCAATAAAACATAGTGCAGATCAACAAACCAATGCAAGttcttattaattattaatcaagGTATTGCTAAATGAGTTCTGAAGATCTGAAGACGTGTAAGCTCAAACAGGTGAGTGTGCGGTCTATCGTCTAGTGAAATTTAACATGTGATGCAGGTGTACACTAAAACTATCCAAACAACTACTTGTGTCCTCACACAGCCAGATGGATTCAAATGTTCATATTTCCTTATAGTCTGTCTGACCGACCTCAGGTCTGTTGTTCCCATGAAAGCATGGTCAGAGTAAGGTGTTTTTAGCTCAGTCAGTTTACCGCTGTCTGAATATATTCAAAAACCAGTTCACGGCTGTCTGTTCTATGCTGTTCCAGACAATGACCACAGACGGTTAAAATAACAAACACCAGTTCTAAACACGGAAACCTGACTTCCCACACGCCACAAACACACTTCCAGTTTAGTCGGTTCCTCAGTGCTTTTCTGAGGGGGTGTAGCTTTGTGGTTAAAGATCGGAGGTGGTGACTGAAAGGTTGAAGGTAAGGTTATCACCCTTGAACGATCACTACATTAAACTGACATAATTCAAAGCATCTCTTACTCTTCCAAGGTAAGTTCATTGATATTGTCTCCCAGCTTGTGGCTCAAATATTCAAAGCGTTTCCAGCCGTCCTCAGTTTTGATCCAGCTCCAGCCTGGTGATCTCCAATCTTGGCCCAAGAACGGCATGTTCTTCCACCTGCTCCAGACAGAGACCGGAATACAAGAGATTATTATCTCAAACCATTATAACAGAGCAAAGGCTTGACACATATCACATGATCAAACAATATCATCATGATCTGATCAGACAAGACATATAATAACAGTCATTCAAATCAAGGCTTTAAAAGACTTATTTCACTTTCTTTATGTAAAccattattttgtaaaaacaaaaattacgCATTTTGATGTTCATTTGTAAACTGTAGATGATTGTTGAACAACTAACTTACTGCCAattcattttctcaaatgtaaagCCTGCCAAGAggcttatctttttttttaacgcCGACAAAACACTACAGACAGCTCAAATCTCTAcctcttttgttgttttacttGCAAAAGCGTGTTTGTATTGGTAACGGAcgaatatttaattttacttacaGCTAGTCCTTTGTTATGTTGATGATTTTCTACTTTTCTTTGAATATTGACGGAAGTAAACAGTCAGAAAAGCGGAGTGTATGGCACGCCTCCCGTCGTTTGTGATTGGCCTTcgagtttgtatttattttgttgctACCCGGGATTCCACAGCTGATTGGCTCTCGGTCCTGTCGATCACTGACGAGTTTATGCCAAGCTCCCAGTCGCTGCAATTTCTTACACGTGACACGCAAGATGCACATGTTGACATGTTTTGATTTTGTGATGGGGAAGggaaattaagataataaacGATGGAATAAACTAACCAAGCATATTGGATCATGCGGCATCACAAAGTAAACATTTCATTGCTTGGTTTTTGATACAAGGAATAAATAGGCTTAAGCCCCTCAGCCTGCTGAAAAGCAGCTAGAAAATGTAAAGATGTTCATTCTTAATtctaatggaagtcagtggttactgtcaaatgtttggttaccaacattctttaaaaaatatttttttgtgtgtttaatacTTATACAACTAGATCATCTAATTATATTTCCTTGGCTATCCCTAGAAAGAAAACTACGTTTGGTTCTGGTTTTGAATTTGCAGCCCCAAATGATTGGAATGTGCTACAAAAGTTATTGATATTAGAGGCACGTATTCcagtatgtacatttaaaaaaaaaaaagtgctctgACCTCGACCTGTAAACGTTTTaactggattttatttttattttatgtgttttatgcatTGTAACATGTTTGTATGTAACTCATGAGATATTAATTCTCCTGCCAGGCTGTTATTGAAAATAAGAACTTGTTCTTAATTAATTTGCCTGGTTAAATAAGGTTAAATCAAATTAACTCTTTTAAGTGtggagagtgagtaaatgataacctttcattttagggtgaactatcccaaaaatgaaaattagcccataattTGCTCtgcctcaagccatcctaggtgtatatgactttcttctttcagattaatCCAACCAGAGTtacattaaaaatttattaaacatatgtttatttttttttttaatcactacaggaggcctttattcaccctcaGAGCCttgtgaggcactttttattatggatgaaTGCACTTTTTTGGACTTTTTCGACTGACTCTATAACTGTGATTGgattcttctgaaagaagaaagtcatatacacataggatggcttgagggtaaaTCATGGGCTTACACAAAAAACATGCTAAAAGTTACATGCATGCTGTGAACATAAatacaagcatttatggtaactTAGATGTGTGTTTATTGCCAATAATGTGCAAGTAAGTCTTCTTGACACCTGAAACTATCTGTATTTTATACTATCTGTAAAGAATGGACATCAGCATTAAATTGTTTCTTACTTCATAATTATCATAAGAAACAAATGCCAAAAACTCATAAGACCgtaaaaattagaaatattttgacATGCGTCCACAGCTGGAGGCTAAAAAAGCTTGCATTTCCAAAAATTTACTTAAAGTAGTGTAAAGGCCACGAGCACTCCCTCTGCGAGATCTAACCTGCCACAGTCTGCATTTGAGAGGCCAGAGGGGCAAGTTTTTGTGCGCATGTGAAAACACTGCATTCaatgaaaaaattacaaatatatggCAGTTGCTAAATCTTCAGTCATGTGCAACTTGATGAAAATAAGCACCAAGTTAAGTTAAGTAATATCTgagttcttttt
Coding sequences within it:
- the LOC113072761 gene encoding F-box only protein 25-like isoform X2, whose product is MPFLGQDWRSPGWSWIKTEDGWKRFEYLSHKLGDNINELTLEDHHLRSLTTKLHPLRKALRNRLNWKCVCGVWEVRLDIDKENIYMGDVCEVAAKKRKKDFFNNNTKSQFFFQERWIYVQKESTRERHGYCTLGEAFNRLDFSSAIQDVRRFNYVVKLLQLIAKSQLTSLSGAAQKNYFNVLEKIVRKVLDDHHNPRLIKALLDDLSSTLCILIREVGKCVLIGNINIWVCRLETILNWQQQLNNLQIPKQVSNGMTLSDLPLHMQNNILFKFSDACDIINLGQTTPTLQMLSEDRQLWKKLCLFHFAEKQFCRHLSLSEKGHVDWKLMFFTLQKYYPVKEQYGDTLQFCRHCSILFWNDSGHPCTANDPDSCLTPVSPQHFIDLFKF
- the LOC113072761 gene encoding F-box only protein 25-like isoform X3 produces the protein MPFLGQDWRSPGWSWIKTEDGWKRFEYLSHKLGDNINELTLEDHHLRSLTTKLHPLRKALRNRLNWKCVCGVWEVRLDIDKENIYMGDVCEVAAKKRKKDFFNNNTKSQFFFQERWIYVQKESTRERHGYCTLGEAFNRLDFSSAIQDVRRFNYVVKLLQLIAKSQLTSLSGAAQKNYFNVLEKIVRKVLDDHHNPRLIKALLDDLSSTLCILIREVGKCVLIGNINIWVCRLETILNWQQQLNNLQIPKQVSNGMTLSDLPLHMQNNILFKFSDACDIINLGQTTPTLQMLSEDRQLWKKLCLFHFAEKQFCRHLSLSEKGHVDWKLMFFTLQKYYPVKEQYGDTLQFCRHCSILFWNLFYSLPVLLLVP
- the LOC113072761 gene encoding F-box only protein 25-like isoform X1, which encodes MPFLGQDWRSPGWSWIKTEDGWKRFEYLSHKLGDNINELTLEDHHLRSLTTKLHPLRKALRNRLNWKCVCGVWEVRLDIDKENIYMGDVCEVAAKKRKKDFFNNNTKSQFFFQERWIYVQKESTRERHGYCTLGEAFNRLDFSSAIQDVRRFNYVVKLLQLIAKSQLTSLSGAAQKNYFNVLEKIVRKVLDDHHNPRLIKALLDDLSSTLCILIREVGKCVLIGNINIWVCRLETILNWQQQLNNLQIPKQVSNGMTLSDLPLHMQNNILFKFSDACDIINLGQTTPTLQMLSEDRQLWKKLCLFHFAEKQFCRHLSLSEKGHVDWKLMFFTLQKYYPVKEQYGDTLQFCRHCSILFWNDRHLALIFKDSGHPCTANDPDSCLTPVSPQHFIDLFKF
- the LOC113072761 gene encoding F-box only protein 25-like isoform X4, which translates into the protein MPFLGQDWRSPGWSWIKTEDGWKRFEYLSHKLGDNINELTLEELDIDKENIYMGDVCEVAAKKRKKDFFNNNTKSQFFFQERWIYVQKESTRERHGYCTLGEAFNRLDFSSAIQDVRRFNYVVKLLQLIAKSQLTSLSGAAQKNYFNVLEKIVRKVLDDHHNPRLIKALLDDLSSTLCILIREVGKCVLIGNINIWVCRLETILNWQQQLNNLQIPKQVSNGMTLSDLPLHMQNNILFKFSDACDIINLGQTTPTLQMLSEDRQLWKKLCLFHFAEKQFCRHLSLSEKGHVDWKLMFFTLQKYYPVKEQYGDTLQFCRHCSILFWNDRHLALIFKDSGHPCTANDPDSCLTPVSPQHFIDLFKF
- the LOC113072761 gene encoding F-box only protein 25-like isoform X5, with translation MPFLGQDWRSPGWSWIKTEDGWKRFEYLSHKLGDNINELTLEELDIDKENIYMGDVCEVAAKKRKKDFFNNNTKSQFFFQERWIYVQKESTRERHGYCTLGEAFNRLDFSSAIQDVRRFNYVVKLLQLIAKSQLTSLSGAAQKNYFNVLEKIVRKVLDDHHNPRLIKALLDDLSSTLCILIREVGKCVLIGNINIWVCRLETILNWQQQLNNLQIPKQVSNGMTLSDLPLHMQNNILFKFSDACDIINLGQTTPTLQMLSEDRQLWKKLCLFHFAEKQFCRHLSLSEKGHVDWKLMFFTLQKYYPVKEQYGDTLQFCRHCSILFWNDSGHPCTANDPDSCLTPVSPQHFIDLFKF